The Treponema medium genome has a window encoding:
- a CDS encoding 2-hydroxyacyl-CoA dehydratase subunit D, with product MAQKMEKLPNKTPRPIEGHKPAAALLRDVVDRVYANAWEAKRRGELVGWSSSKFPIELAKAFDLNVVYPENHAASTAAKKDGLRLCQAAEDMGYDNDICGYARISLAYAAGEPTDSRRMPQPDFLLCCNNICNMMTKWYENIARMHNIPLIMVDIPFSNTVDVPEEKVDYLLGQFDYAIKQLEKLTGKKFDEKKFEDACARANRTAAAWLKSCSFMSYKPSPLSGFDLFNHMADIVAARCEEDAAVGFELLAQEFEQSVKENTSTWEYPEEHRILFEGIPCWPALRPLFDPLKDSGVNVTAVVYAPAFGFRYENIREMAAAYCKAPCSVCIETGVEWRETMAKENGISGALVNYNRSCKPWSGAMPEIERRWKEDLGIPVVHFDGDQADERNFSTEQYKTRVQGLVEIMDERKQDKKAKGEEVYTNFKNTKETDWSKPTLE from the coding sequence ATGGCCCAAAAGATGGAAAAGTTACCCAACAAAACGCCGCGGCCGATCGAAGGGCATAAGCCCGCCGCCGCTCTGTTACGCGATGTCGTAGATAGGGTGTATGCAAATGCATGGGAGGCAAAACGGCGCGGTGAATTAGTCGGATGGAGTTCTTCTAAATTTCCAATTGAATTAGCGAAAGCTTTTGACTTGAATGTAGTCTATCCCGAAAATCACGCGGCGTCGACGGCTGCTAAGAAAGACGGATTGCGCCTCTGCCAAGCTGCGGAGGATATGGGATACGATAACGATATCTGCGGATATGCCCGTATCAGCCTTGCGTATGCCGCAGGAGAGCCGACTGATTCGCGCAGAATGCCGCAGCCCGACTTTTTGCTGTGCTGTAACAATATCTGCAATATGATGACTAAATGGTACGAAAATATTGCGCGTATGCATAATATCCCGCTCATCATGGTCGACATTCCATTCTCCAATACGGTGGATGTCCCCGAAGAAAAAGTAGATTACCTTCTCGGGCAGTTTGACTATGCCATCAAGCAGCTGGAAAAATTGACCGGAAAGAAATTCGACGAAAAGAAATTTGAAGATGCCTGCGCACGGGCGAATAGAACCGCCGCCGCTTGGCTGAAATCCTGTTCATTTATGTCATACAAGCCGTCTCCGTTAAGCGGGTTTGACCTGTTTAACCACATGGCAGACATTGTTGCCGCCCGCTGCGAAGAAGACGCTGCTGTCGGATTTGAACTGCTGGCACAGGAATTTGAACAATCCGTAAAAGAAAACACCTCTACGTGGGAATATCCCGAAGAGCACCGTATCTTGTTTGAAGGTATTCCGTGCTGGCCGGCGCTCCGCCCCTTGTTTGACCCCTTAAAGGACAGCGGTGTCAACGTAACCGCTGTCGTATACGCTCCGGCATTCGGCTTCCGTTATGAGAATATCCGTGAAATGGCCGCTGCGTACTGCAAGGCGCCGTGCTCCGTCTGTATCGAAACCGGTGTTGAATGGCGCGAGACCATGGCAAAAGAAAACGGTATCAGCGGCGCTTTGGTCAACTACAACCGCAGCTGCAAACCGTGGAGCGGCGCGATGCCCGAAATCGAGCGGCGTTGGAAAGAAGACCTCGGTATTCCGGTCGTTCACTTTGACGGCGATCAGGCTGATGAGCGCAACTTCTCTACGGAACAGTACAAGACGAGAGTACAGGGCTTGGTAGAAATTATGGACGAACGCAAGCAGGATAAGAAAGCAAAAGGCGAGGAAGTCTATACCAACTTTAAAAATACCAAAGAGACCGATTGGTCGAAGCCGACGCTGGAGTAG
- a CDS encoding acyl-CoA carboxylase subunit beta — translation MGDYSMPSYFQNMEQVGKELAHIDEENEKLIKDVEEEIGRLVDEIHEAGTPDETVNAKGQMTALQRIADLIDEGTWCPLNSLYNPQDFETATGIVKGLGRINGKWAVIVASDNKKIVGAWVPGQAENLLRASDTAKCLRIPLVYVLNCSGVKLDEQEKVYANRRGGGTPFYRNVELQQLGVPVIVGIYGTNPAGGGYHSISPTILIAHEKANMAVGGAGIVGGMNPKGYIDEEGAEQIIEASKKSKGVDVPGTVSIHYNETGFFREVYSDEIGVLDGIKKYMDYLPAYDLEFFRVDEPREPALDPNDLYSILPMNQKKIYNIYDIIGRLVDNSEFSEYKKGYGPEMVTGLAKVDGLLVGIVANFQGLLLKYPEYKQGAVGIGGKLYRQGLMKMNEFVTLCARDKIPIVWLQDTTGIDVGNDAERAELLGLGQSLIYSIQDSNIPQMEVTLRKGTAAAHYVLGGPQGNDTNAFSLGTAATEINVMNGETAATAMYCRRLVKDKDAGKDLTPTIEKMNKLINEYKEKSVPQYCAKTGMVDEIVSLYDIRAYMIAFANSVYQNPKAMCAFHQMLLPRAIREYNTFVKK, via the coding sequence ATGGGTGATTATTCGATGCCGAGCTATTTCCAAAATATGGAACAAGTTGGAAAAGAGTTGGCACATATTGATGAAGAAAATGAGAAGCTGATAAAGGACGTTGAAGAAGAAATCGGTCGGCTTGTAGATGAAATCCACGAAGCGGGAACCCCTGATGAAACGGTCAATGCAAAGGGACAGATGACCGCATTGCAGCGGATTGCCGACCTGATTGACGAAGGTACGTGGTGTCCTTTAAACAGTCTCTATAATCCGCAGGACTTTGAAACCGCAACCGGTATTGTCAAAGGCTTGGGGCGGATTAACGGCAAGTGGGCGGTTATCGTCGCATCCGATAATAAAAAGATTGTCGGAGCGTGGGTTCCCGGGCAAGCAGAAAATTTACTGCGGGCATCCGATACGGCAAAATGCCTCCGCATCCCGTTGGTCTATGTGTTGAACTGTAGCGGTGTTAAGCTCGATGAGCAGGAAAAAGTTTATGCGAATCGTCGCGGCGGCGGTACTCCGTTCTATCGGAACGTAGAGCTGCAACAGCTCGGTGTTCCCGTTATCGTCGGTATCTATGGAACAAACCCCGCAGGTGGCGGCTATCACAGTATCAGCCCGACCATCCTGATTGCGCATGAAAAAGCGAATATGGCAGTCGGCGGCGCCGGTATTGTCGGCGGTATGAATCCGAAAGGCTATATCGACGAAGAGGGCGCCGAGCAGATTATCGAGGCAAGCAAAAAATCCAAAGGTGTCGATGTACCGGGAACGGTTTCCATTCACTATAATGAAACCGGCTTTTTCCGCGAGGTGTACAGCGACGAAATCGGCGTATTAGACGGTATTAAAAAATATATGGACTACCTGCCCGCTTACGATTTGGAGTTTTTCCGCGTAGACGAACCGCGGGAACCGGCGCTCGATCCGAACGATTTGTATTCTATTTTGCCGATGAACCAGAAGAAGATATACAATATCTACGATATTATCGGACGGCTGGTAGATAACAGCGAATTCAGCGAGTATAAAAAAGGCTACGGTCCCGAAATGGTAACCGGACTTGCGAAAGTTGACGGGCTGTTAGTTGGTATTGTGGCAAACTTCCAAGGTTTGCTGCTGAAATACCCCGAGTACAAACAAGGCGCAGTCGGTATCGGCGGTAAGCTCTATCGGCAGGGACTTATGAAGATGAATGAGTTCGTAACGCTTTGCGCTCGCGATAAAATTCCGATTGTCTGGCTGCAGGATACCACCGGTATCGATGTTGGCAACGATGCAGAACGCGCAGAACTGTTGGGATTAGGGCAGTCTCTTATCTACTCCATTCAGGATTCCAATATCCCGCAGATGGAAGTTACGTTGCGCAAGGGTACCGCAGCGGCTCACTATGTGTTGGGCGGGCCTCAGGGCAATGATACCAATGCGTTCTCACTCGGTACTGCGGCAACTGAAATCAATGTAATGAACGGAGAAACTGCTGCAACCGCGATGTATTGTCGACGTTTGGTAAAAGACAAGGATGCGGGAAAGGATTTAACGCCTACTATTGAAAAGATGAATAAACTGATCAATGAATATAAGGAAAAATCCGTTCCGCAGTATTGTGCCAAGACCGGTATGGTTGATGAAATCGTCAGCTTGTATGATATACGGGCGTATATGATTGCCTTTGCGAATTCGGTATATCAGAACCCGAAAGCAATGTGTGCATTCCATCAAATGCTGTTACCGCGTGCAATCAGAGAGTACAATACGTTTGTAAAGAAATAA
- a CDS encoding ferritin translates to MISKKLEDALNDQINKEFYSAYLYLGMATHFESEGLKGFAKWMRVQALEEQGHAMKLYDYLFSVDGKPVLKAIKEVPVQYAKSPVEIIQEVLKHEQYVTASINSLYELALAEKDYKTQSFLQWFINEQVEEEANDRDILDTFKYIDGNAGLLILDKELGKRE, encoded by the coding sequence ATGATTAGCAAGAAATTGGAAGACGCTTTGAACGACCAAATCAACAAAGAGTTCTATTCAGCGTATTTATATCTTGGGATGGCAACACATTTTGAATCGGAAGGGCTGAAAGGTTTTGCCAAGTGGATGAGGGTGCAGGCGCTTGAAGAACAAGGGCATGCGATGAAGCTCTATGACTATCTGTTTTCAGTTGACGGAAAGCCCGTGCTAAAAGCCATTAAAGAAGTACCTGTTCAGTATGCAAAATCTCCGGTAGAAATTATTCAGGAAGTGCTCAAGCACGAACAGTATGTAACGGCTTCGATTAACAGCCTGTATGAACTTGCTCTTGCAGAAAAAGACTACAAAACGCAGAGCTTCCTCCAGTGGTTTATCAATGAGCAGGTGGAAGAAGAAGCGAATGATCGCGATATCCTCGATACTTTCAAATATATCGACGGTAATGCCGGTTTGCTTATTCTGGATAAAGAGCTCGGAAAGCGGGAATAA
- a CDS encoding acyl-CoA dehydratase activase — protein sequence MSTFTMGVDVGSTASKCVIIKDGKEIVATAVVPVGTGTSGPARVMKQALEQLGFTSMEQLDGAIATGYGRNSLQEVPAQMSELSCHAKGAYFLFPHVRTIIDIGGQDSKALKLSDNGMLENFVMNDKCAAGTGRFLDVIAKVLEINLEDLEKLDEQSTKELTISSTCTVFAESEVISQLASGAKIPDIVKGIHTAIASRVGSLAKRVGIQDDVVMTGGVALNKGMVRAMEKNIGFKIHTSEYCQLNGAIGAALYAHQKCMQAGK from the coding sequence ATGAGTACATTTACTATGGGCGTAGACGTCGGTTCTACGGCTTCCAAGTGCGTTATTATCAAAGATGGAAAGGAGATCGTTGCAACGGCAGTCGTTCCGGTGGGGACGGGTACCAGCGGGCCGGCACGGGTGATGAAGCAAGCGCTGGAACAACTCGGATTTACCTCGATGGAGCAGCTTGACGGAGCTATCGCAACAGGCTACGGGCGGAACTCTTTGCAGGAAGTACCGGCGCAGATGTCGGAGCTGTCTTGTCATGCTAAAGGCGCCTATTTCTTGTTTCCGCATGTTCGCACTATTATCGATATAGGCGGACAGGATTCTAAAGCGTTAAAGCTCAGCGATAACGGCATGCTCGAAAACTTTGTTATGAACGATAAGTGCGCTGCCGGTACGGGACGCTTCCTCGATGTTATTGCGAAGGTTCTGGAAATCAATTTGGAGGATCTCGAAAAACTTGATGAACAGTCCACCAAAGAGTTGACAATCAGCTCAACCTGTACCGTGTTTGCCGAATCGGAGGTTATCTCTCAACTGGCAAGCGGCGCAAAAATTCCCGATATCGTAAAAGGAATCCACACTGCGATTGCCAGCCGCGTCGGTAGTTTGGCAAAGCGTGTCGGCATTCAAGATGATGTTGTAATGACCGGAGGAGTCGCCCTGAATAAGGGAATGGTTCGGGCAATGGAAAAAAATATAGGGTTTAAAATTCACACGAGTGAATATTGCCAGTTAAATGGCGCAATTGGAGCCGCTCTGTATGCACACCAAAAGTGCATGCAGGCGGGAAAATAA
- the gctB gene encoding glutaconate CoA-transferase subunit B: MANYKNYTNKEMQAITIAKTIKDGQIVIVGTGLPLIGASLAKRIFAPNCKLIVESGLMDCAPIEVPRSVGDNRLMAHCGVQWPNVRFIGFEANEWLNDNDRMIAFIGGAQIDPFGNVNSTCIGDYHNPKTRFTGSGGANGIATYSNTVIMMQHEKRRFIDKIDYITSAGWGDGAGGREKLGLPGNRGPIAVVTDRGILKFDDKTKRMYLAGYYPTSSPEDVLENTGFDLDVSKAVLLDAPSEDVIKMIREEIDPGQAFIKVPVEE, encoded by the coding sequence ATGGCAAATTATAAGAACTATACCAATAAAGAAATGCAGGCGATTACAATCGCGAAGACCATTAAAGACGGTCAAATCGTTATTGTAGGAACAGGTCTTCCTTTAATCGGAGCATCGTTGGCAAAACGAATCTTTGCTCCGAATTGTAAGCTGATTGTAGAAAGCGGTTTGATGGACTGCGCTCCGATTGAAGTACCGCGCAGTGTTGGTGATAACCGGCTGATGGCTCACTGTGGTGTACAATGGCCGAATGTCCGTTTTATCGGTTTTGAAGCAAACGAGTGGCTCAACGATAACGATCGAATGATTGCCTTTATCGGCGGCGCTCAGATTGACCCTTTCGGCAACGTAAACTCAACCTGTATCGGCGACTATCATAATCCCAAAACCCGTTTTACCGGCTCCGGCGGGGCAAACGGTATTGCAACCTACTCAAACACCGTCATTATGATGCAGCATGAAAAACGCCGCTTTATCGATAAAATCGACTACATTACCAGTGCAGGATGGGGCGACGGAGCCGGCGGACGTGAAAAACTCGGTCTTCCGGGAAACAGAGGCCCGATCGCCGTTGTTACCGACCGTGGTATCCTCAAATTTGATGATAAGACCAAGCGGATGTACTTAGCGGGTTATTATCCGACCTCTTCCCCCGAAGACGTACTGGAAAATACCGGCTTTGACCTCGATGTTTCCAAAGCTGTTCTGCTTGATGCGCCGAGCGAAGACGTTATCAAGATGATCCGTGAGGAAATCGATCCCGGACAGGCATTTATCAAAGTTCCTGTCGAAGAGTAA
- a CDS encoding DUF4398 domain-containing protein has protein sequence MKKTAILCTVFFLVGAAFLFAVSYDNNEYQRKSRAYSELARRAYNEGDYDASIEYSRLAEENAQKSADYIQYMLARIEAEQAMNRARTRYTWAKNNKAEEKYPEAFKTATEALQAGNTAFDNKDFDVAVVCAKKVLDALAVVTGDESSFATLPAQYRIRTWRGERDCLWNIAKNKAIYDNPYLWRKLYEANKNKLPDPNNPDWVEPGIILTIPSLRGEKRSGIYDPAVTYEKLPPAKK, from the coding sequence ATGAAAAAAACAGCTATTCTCTGTACCGTATTCTTTTTAGTAGGGGCGGCATTTTTGTTTGCCGTATCGTACGATAATAACGAATATCAGCGAAAAAGCCGCGCTTATTCCGAATTGGCACGGCGGGCATATAATGAAGGTGATTATGATGCCTCTATAGAGTATTCTCGACTTGCCGAAGAGAATGCTCAAAAATCAGCCGATTATATTCAATATATGCTTGCTCGTATTGAAGCGGAACAAGCAATGAATAGGGCGCGCACCCGCTATACATGGGCAAAAAACAACAAGGCCGAAGAGAAATATCCCGAGGCATTTAAGACGGCAACCGAAGCTTTACAAGCAGGAAATACCGCATTTGACAATAAAGACTTTGATGTTGCAGTTGTCTGTGCGAAAAAAGTTTTGGATGCGCTTGCCGTTGTTACCGGTGATGAGTCTTCATTTGCAACTCTGCCAGCCCAATACCGTATTCGCACATGGCGCGGCGAACGGGATTGCCTGTGGAATATTGCAAAGAATAAGGCGATTTATGACAATCCGTATCTGTGGCGAAAGCTGTATGAAGCGAACAAAAACAAATTGCCCGATCCCAATAACCCCGACTGGGTTGAACCCGGGATTATTTTAACAATTCCGAGCCTCCGCGGTGAAAAACGCAGTGGTATATACGATCCTGCGGTAACCTACGAAAAATTACCGCCTGCTAAAAAGTAA
- a CDS encoding AAA family ATPase codes for MAIITISRQIASYGDETALELAKSLGYEFIDKKDLEKDLIDKGISKESLAHYDERKPGFWASLSRNRDSYFDYLREVVYGYALKGNSIFIGRGGFALLRGIPGCYAVRLVASDDIRIARLMKEFDWPEKRARALMAESDTNREGFHRCFFDMKPEDPTHYRLVINTDFATAPLAASIITHACKEAISPAEELEGLKRISELLLGQRIVNLIAFKEELPIYFLDAEVSDTQIVLHGVADSVACIDKALKIAEDLAQGRSVSTQISIVNEYKPYP; via the coding sequence ATGGCAATTATTACGATTTCACGACAAATAGCTTCTTACGGCGATGAAACGGCTTTAGAACTGGCAAAATCGCTCGGCTACGAATTTATTGATAAAAAAGACTTAGAGAAAGATCTGATTGACAAGGGAATTTCCAAAGAGAGTCTTGCGCATTATGACGAGCGAAAACCCGGCTTTTGGGCGTCACTTTCTCGCAACCGCGACTCCTATTTTGATTATTTACGGGAGGTCGTGTACGGATATGCACTGAAAGGAAACAGCATCTTTATCGGGCGCGGCGGCTTTGCGCTATTGCGCGGCATCCCCGGCTGTTATGCGGTACGGCTGGTAGCCTCTGATGATATCCGAATTGCGCGGTTGATGAAAGAGTTCGATTGGCCCGAAAAAAGAGCACGCGCTTTGATGGCGGAAAGCGATACCAATAGGGAAGGCTTCCATAGATGTTTTTTTGATATGAAGCCGGAGGATCCAACTCACTATCGCCTCGTTATTAATACCGATTTTGCTACAGCGCCGCTTGCCGCAAGCATTATTACGCACGCATGTAAGGAAGCTATTTCACCAGCGGAAGAGCTGGAAGGGCTTAAGCGCATTTCCGAACTGTTACTTGGGCAGCGGATTGTCAATTTGATTGCGTTTAAAGAAGAACTTCCGATTTATTTTTTGGATGCGGAAGTTTCCGATACACAGATTGTGCTGCACGGAGTTGCGGATTCCGTTGCCTGTATCGATAAAGCGCTGAAAATAGCCGAAGACTTGGCTCAGGGGCGTTCGGTGTCTACACAGATCAGCATCGTTAACGAATATAAGCCTTATCCGTAA
- a CDS encoding Fur family transcriptional regulator, with protein sequence MKKAVSYKHSKQREALFNLLCSTRTHPTAAWLYDQLRKDFPHLSQGTVYRNLNILAEQKRIKVINVDGTFAHFDADMSVHNHVICTRCGKVEDAFMPSDEHCDQKAAEISGYRIDSHRFDFFGVCPDCQSLEHD encoded by the coding sequence ATGAAAAAAGCTGTGTCATACAAGCATTCAAAACAGCGGGAGGCTTTGTTCAACCTTTTATGTTCTACTCGTACGCATCCTACGGCGGCATGGCTGTATGATCAGCTTCGGAAGGATTTTCCGCATTTGAGTCAGGGAACTGTCTATCGTAATTTGAATATTCTTGCCGAGCAAAAACGAATCAAGGTCATCAATGTTGACGGTACCTTTGCTCATTTTGATGCGGATATGAGCGTGCATAATCACGTCATTTGTACCCGATGCGGCAAGGTAGAAGATGCTTTTATGCCGTCCGATGAACATTGCGATCAAAAGGCTGCGGAAATTAGCGGCTATCGCATTGATTCACATCGGTTTGATTTTTTTGGAGTTTGCCCTGATTGCCAGTCTCTTGAACATGATTGA
- a CDS encoding sodium/glutamate symporter, producing the protein MERIVLKLGMFETLMVAVIAIYVGEFLRNKIPVLKKYCLPASVVGGTLFALLSLLLYSVNIFELNFDYKTVNQLFYCLFFAASGAAASLALLKKGGKLVIIFTVLAALLATLQNAAAISVGSLFHISPLISMMTGSIPMTGGHGNAASFAPIAVEAGATAAMEVAIAAATFGLISGCIIGGPFGNFMVKRFHLENPELDGKEEAAELKAEGSGGTAGALVDKANVLQAVFLLCIACGIGQVLFLILKHFKINFPIHVCCMFGGIAARLILDLTSKNNPTKHNVLYDAFDIVGEFSLALFVSMKLWQLAGLGTALVVLLLVQVVLIVLFCYFLTFNLLGRNYDAAVMAVGHIGFGLGAVPVSMTTMQTVCRKYRYSKLAFFVVPVIGGFISNITNAIIITKFLDLAKHMLGL; encoded by the coding sequence ATGGAAAGAATTGTTTTAAAATTAGGTATGTTTGAAACGCTCATGGTTGCGGTTATTGCAATCTATGTGGGAGAGTTTTTGCGCAATAAAATTCCTGTTCTCAAAAAATATTGTTTACCCGCTTCTGTTGTGGGCGGTACCTTGTTTGCGCTCCTCTCGTTATTGCTCTATTCGGTCAATATTTTTGAATTGAATTTTGATTATAAAACGGTCAATCAGCTGTTCTATTGTTTATTCTTTGCTGCAAGCGGTGCTGCTGCGAGTTTGGCGTTGCTTAAAAAAGGCGGTAAACTGGTCATTATCTTTACCGTATTGGCAGCCTTATTAGCAACCTTGCAAAATGCTGCCGCCATTTCGGTGGGGAGCCTTTTTCATATCAGTCCCCTTATCTCAATGATGACGGGTAGTATCCCGATGACCGGCGGACACGGAAATGCCGCTTCGTTTGCCCCGATTGCTGTAGAAGCGGGTGCAACTGCGGCTATGGAAGTTGCGATTGCTGCGGCAACCTTCGGGTTGATTTCAGGCTGTATCATCGGCGGGCCGTTCGGTAACTTTATGGTAAAACGTTTTCACCTTGAAAACCCTGAATTAGACGGCAAAGAAGAAGCTGCGGAATTAAAGGCAGAAGGTTCCGGCGGCACTGCGGGTGCTTTGGTAGATAAAGCCAATGTATTGCAGGCGGTGTTTCTCTTGTGTATTGCATGCGGCATCGGTCAGGTGTTGTTTTTAATCTTGAAGCATTTTAAAATCAACTTCCCCATTCACGTATGCTGTATGTTTGGAGGAATTGCGGCACGCCTTATATTGGATTTAACTTCAAAGAATAATCCTACGAAACACAATGTATTATATGATGCATTCGATATCGTCGGTGAATTCTCGTTAGCCTTGTTTGTTTCGATGAAACTCTGGCAGCTTGCAGGCTTAGGTACTGCGCTGGTGGTATTACTGTTGGTACAAGTTGTGCTGATTGTACTTTTCTGTTACTTCCTGACGTTTAATCTATTGGGCAGAAACTACGATGCGGCGGTTATGGCAGTTGGTCATATTGGTTTCGGCTTGGGTGCAGTACCCGTTTCGATGACAACGATGCAGACGGTATGCCGTAAGTACCGCTATTCCAAGTTAGCATTCTTTGTCGTGCCGGTCATCGGCGGCTTTATCAGCAATATTACCAATGCCATTATTATCACAAAGTTTTTGGATTTAGCAAAGCACATGCTTGGACTTTAA
- a CDS encoding leucine-rich repeat domain-containing protein yields MSENVWENDDFIFKGAELKGMTQKGKDKVKTQGLTDMIVPATAPDGTPITRIGDNAFYRRGLTSVVIPDTVESIGYDAFGVCKLTSVKLPSALKDIEGFAFYRNGLKEVTFGGKETKIEPSAFALNALTELNLPETLELIDTSSFYKNELTAVKIPASVKKINMYAFLKNNIKEVEIPKSVEFLHAKAFEPNTEVKK; encoded by the coding sequence ATGAGTGAAAATGTATGGGAAAATGATGATTTTATTTTTAAAGGCGCCGAATTAAAGGGTATGACGCAGAAAGGAAAGGATAAGGTAAAAACGCAAGGACTTACCGATATGATCGTTCCCGCAACAGCGCCCGACGGAACTCCTATTACGCGGATCGGCGACAATGCTTTTTACCGCAGGGGCTTAACCTCTGTTGTTATCCCCGACACGGTAGAGAGCATCGGTTATGATGCGTTTGGTGTATGCAAATTGACCTCGGTTAAACTGCCGAGCGCTTTAAAAGATATTGAAGGCTTTGCTTTTTACCGGAATGGTCTTAAAGAAGTTACTTTCGGTGGTAAGGAAACAAAGATTGAGCCGAGTGCATTTGCATTGAATGCTTTGACGGAACTCAATTTGCCGGAAACCCTTGAGCTGATTGATACTTCATCCTTCTACAAAAATGAGCTGACGGCAGTAAAAATTCCTGCTTCGGTGAAAAAGATCAACATGTATGCTTTTTTGAAGAACAACATCAAAGAAGTGGAAATCCCCAAATCGGTGGAATTTTTACATGCTAAGGCCTTTGAACCGAACACTGAAGTAAAAAAATAA
- a CDS encoding NUDIX hydrolase, which translates to MHKNSRLSWKPIAAKEICATRVFSVNEITSLSPDNETKTFSTLSAPEWVIVIPRITDANGRHYFLMVKQWRHGSAHLSIEFPGGVVDEGETPEQAARRELLEETGKTGRSLTLLGEVYPNPAIMGNKSHIYFADCESDTQAQHLDEDEFLEAEAVPVEEVLNKMGTEPYDHALMCTALFFYQRAHPCC; encoded by the coding sequence ATGCACAAAAATTCTCGTCTTTCATGGAAGCCCATCGCTGCAAAAGAAATATGCGCCACACGGGTATTTAGTGTCAACGAAATTACCAGTCTTTCACCCGACAACGAAACAAAGACGTTTTCGACACTATCCGCGCCGGAATGGGTTATCGTTATTCCCCGTATCACCGATGCAAACGGTCGGCATTATTTTTTGATGGTAAAACAATGGCGGCATGGTTCGGCGCATCTATCGATCGAATTCCCCGGCGGTGTGGTCGATGAAGGAGAAACGCCGGAACAGGCGGCGCGGCGCGAGCTACTTGAAGAAACAGGAAAAACGGGGCGGAGCTTAACGCTGCTCGGCGAGGTATACCCCAACCCTGCGATTATGGGAAATAAAAGTCATATCTACTTTGCAGACTGCGAATCGGATACGCAAGCGCAGCATCTGGATGAAGATGAGTTTTTAGAAGCCGAAGCAGTCCCCGTCGAAGAGGTATTGAACAAGATGGGAACGGAACCTTACGACCATGCGCTTATGTGTACTGCGCTCTTCTTTTATCAGCGAGCTCATCCGTGCTGCTAA
- a CDS encoding 2-hydroxyacyl-CoA dehydratase subunit D translates to METIKELLEQFKYLANNPRKQLDKYLAAGKKAVGIFPYYAPEEIVYAAGIAPFGVWGGQGPIERAKEYFPTFYYSLALRCLEMALDGTLDGLSASMLTTLDDTLRPLSQNYKVSAGRKIPMIFLNHGQHRKEDFGKKYNARIFTKAKEELEKICGVKVTDENLKKAFKVYNENRAEKRRFIKLAASHPQSIKASDRCYVLKSSYFMLKDEHTELLKKLNSLLEALPEEKWDGVRVVTSGVITDNPGLLQVFDDYKVCIVADDVAHESRALKVDIDLSIDDPMMALADQFARMDEDPLLYDPDLTKRPAYVVKLAKDNKADGCLLFMMNFDDTEEMEYPSLKQAFSAAKIPLVKVGYDQQMSDFGQVKTQLETFNEIVQLNRM, encoded by the coding sequence ATGGAAACAATCAAAGAATTATTGGAACAATTTAAATATTTGGCGAACAATCCGCGGAAGCAGCTGGATAAATACCTTGCGGCAGGGAAAAAAGCCGTCGGTATTTTCCCGTACTATGCACCCGAAGAGATTGTCTATGCGGCAGGTATTGCGCCGTTCGGTGTATGGGGCGGTCAAGGCCCCATCGAGCGGGCAAAGGAATACTTCCCGACATTCTATTACTCGTTGGCATTGCGCTGTTTGGAAATGGCCTTGGACGGTACCCTCGACGGACTTTCCGCCTCAATGCTGACAACGTTGGATGATACCCTTCGTCCGCTTTCTCAGAACTACAAGGTGAGCGCCGGACGGAAAATCCCGATGATCTTCCTCAATCATGGCCAGCATCGTAAAGAGGACTTCGGTAAGAAGTACAATGCGCGTATCTTTACCAAGGCGAAGGAAGAGCTGGAAAAAATCTGCGGTGTTAAAGTAACTGATGAGAACTTAAAGAAAGCGTTCAAAGTGTATAACGAAAACAGGGCTGAAAAGCGCCGGTTTATCAAACTTGCAGCATCTCATCCTCAGAGCATTAAAGCCTCAGACCGTTGCTATGTGCTGAAAAGCTCATACTTTATGCTGAAAGATGAACATACCGAGCTGCTCAAAAAGCTGAACTCTTTACTCGAAGCCTTGCCGGAAGAAAAATGGGACGGCGTTCGGGTGGTTACCAGCGGTGTTATTACCGATAACCCCGGCTTGCTGCAAGTCTTTGACGACTACAAAGTCTGTATTGTCGCCGATGATGTGGCGCACGAATCCAGAGCGTTGAAGGTTGATATCGATCTCTCCATCGACGATCCGATGATGGCGCTTGCCGATCAGTTCGCCCGTATGGATGAAGACCCGCTCCTCTACGACCCCGACCTTACGAAGCGTCCTGCTTATGTGGTGAAACTGGCAAAGGACAACAAGGCGGACGGATGCTTGCTCTTTATGATGAACTTTGACGACACGGAAGAGATGGAATACCCCTCGCTTAAGCAGGCGTTCAGTGCAGCAAAGATTCCGTTGGTAAAAGTCGGATATGATCAGCAGATGTCGGATTTCGGGCAGGTAAAAACGCAGCTCGAAACATTCAACGAGATTGTACAGCTCAATCGGATGTAA